Proteins from a single region of Aquirhabdus parva:
- a CDS encoding phytanoyl-CoA dioxygenase family protein, which translates to MTLDALQTAIPVDDLLKPEFWQALAPALHIAGASAYVVPAPFIPEEQANYLRQLVHDEGYLHGNFGQWHTPLSPIIEVIQQLKNRGLLPVFAFVYDEIWQLAGQLSSTISCLLGEDYWILPDFWAWHIDPQHAEAGWSPHRDKGYRSLLSNGDPSSLTAWIPLTPATPLNGCMYILPADRDPVYGTINDKNWQLLYPDIRALPANPGEFIIWNQAVLHWGSHSSPRAAGQPRISCAFEFQRADIPAWNQPLLAPNKALDFKQRVRLIGKQIQQYQHMYPLPAHLLQYAESMVNFR; encoded by the coding sequence ATGACCCTAGACGCTCTCCAAACCGCCATACCAGTCGATGACCTGTTAAAACCAGAATTCTGGCAGGCATTGGCACCCGCGCTTCATATCGCAGGCGCCAGCGCGTACGTCGTTCCAGCGCCATTTATTCCTGAAGAACAGGCAAACTATCTTCGGCAGTTGGTCCATGATGAAGGGTATCTACACGGTAATTTTGGCCAATGGCATACTCCACTTTCGCCAATCATCGAAGTGATTCAGCAACTGAAAAATAGGGGGCTACTGCCTGTCTTTGCATTCGTTTACGATGAAATATGGCAATTGGCAGGGCAACTCTCATCCACGATTTCCTGCTTACTGGGTGAGGACTATTGGATACTTCCTGATTTTTGGGCTTGGCATATCGATCCTCAGCATGCAGAAGCTGGCTGGTCTCCCCATCGCGACAAAGGTTATCGCTCCCTGCTGAGTAATGGTGACCCCAGCAGCCTGACAGCATGGATTCCCTTGACGCCAGCTACACCTTTGAACGGTTGTATGTACATACTCCCTGCTGATCGTGACCCTGTATATGGCACGATAAATGACAAGAATTGGCAGTTGCTCTACCCAGACATACGCGCACTGCCTGCCAATCCAGGTGAATTCATCATTTGGAACCAAGCCGTGCTACATTGGGGATCTCACTCGTCCCCGCGGGCAGCGGGGCAACCACGGATCAGTTGTGCTTTTGAGTTTCAGCGTGCCGATATCCCCGCTTGGAATCAGCCACTGCTTGCGCCAAACAAAGCCCTAGATTTTAAACAGCGAGTGAGACTGATTGGAAAACAAATCCAGCAATATCAGCATATGTATCCATTACCAGCTCATCTCTTACAATATGCAGAAAGTATGGTCAACTTCCGTTAG
- a CDS encoding methyltransferase regulatory domain-containing protein, whose protein sequence is MSSTINERLSNSYNETPYHSHPFPQSTPAHLSAIAALFNVKSVPVEQARILELGCASGGNIIPLALRFPQATIIGVDLSEAHIAEGKATIQHLGLKNITLMLMDLTEIQKNFGTFDYIIAHGVYSWVPQEAQVAMLRICGECLSAEGLAYISYNTYPGWKYREVIRDAMMFRGASRETSPEKLAYARGMVDFLHERSDPNSLTRKNIDDVLPTLRSAQDYYLIHEFLEHCNYPCYFHEFIDRARQNGLAYLAESQPASMFLSNYSTEIIEPLLKECHGNQVAIEQHLDFLTARTFRQTILMSAKRADLVNYQLDPVRLQQLHYAGVFIPLKNTMNATNESQFEGLQSQSVSLIHPLAIIAAQILNERYPATIQLHSLAVEVSLRTQQQPHPKDVVECMTVVQSFIENMITRGLIRFRNQPITLATHVSDRPLRDPKACITAQENHLVTTIWHENAHLGIIEESILPLLDGKHTHAELIDHLQGEVAENRITLNKQGILITDTQEIENALHEHLNLALYALQRKGLLIS, encoded by the coding sequence ATGTCCAGCACGATCAATGAACGCTTATCCAATAGCTATAATGAAACGCCTTATCACTCCCATCCTTTCCCACAATCTACCCCTGCGCATCTTTCCGCGATTGCTGCGCTTTTTAATGTCAAATCCGTCCCTGTCGAGCAGGCCCGAATTTTAGAGTTAGGTTGTGCTTCTGGTGGAAATATTATTCCCCTCGCCCTGCGCTTTCCTCAGGCAACGATTATCGGCGTCGACCTCTCAGAAGCCCATATCGCTGAAGGGAAAGCAACCATTCAGCACCTCGGCCTTAAAAACATTACGCTCATGCTCATGGACTTAACCGAGATTCAAAAAAATTTCGGAACATTTGATTATATTATCGCCCATGGCGTCTACAGCTGGGTTCCACAGGAAGCGCAGGTAGCGATGCTGCGCATTTGTGGAGAATGCTTGTCAGCAGAAGGCCTAGCGTATATTAGCTACAATACCTACCCTGGCTGGAAATACCGCGAAGTCATTCGTGATGCGATGATGTTTCGCGGTGCAAGCAGAGAAACGTCACCAGAAAAACTGGCGTATGCACGGGGCATGGTCGATTTTCTGCACGAAAGATCTGACCCGAATAGCCTGACACGCAAAAATATCGATGATGTATTACCCACACTGCGCAGCGCCCAAGATTACTATTTGATCCACGAGTTCCTTGAACATTGTAACTATCCTTGTTACTTTCATGAATTTATTGATCGTGCACGACAAAATGGACTGGCTTATCTGGCAGAGAGCCAACCAGCCAGCATGTTTCTCAGTAACTATTCCACTGAAATTATCGAACCGCTCCTCAAAGAGTGCCACGGGAATCAAGTCGCTATAGAGCAACATTTAGACTTTTTGACCGCAAGAACCTTTCGCCAAACGATTCTTATGTCCGCAAAACGCGCCGATTTAGTCAATTATCAACTTGACCCAGTCCGCTTACAACAGTTGCACTATGCTGGCGTTTTTATCCCGCTTAAAAACACCATGAATGCTACGAATGAAAGTCAGTTTGAAGGTTTACAAAGTCAATCAGTCAGCCTTATTCATCCTTTGGCTATTATCGCAGCACAGATTCTCAATGAGCGTTATCCAGCTACCATACAACTTCACTCCCTCGCAGTCGAAGTCAGTCTCAGGACACAGCAGCAGCCTCATCCAAAAGATGTGGTCGAGTGCATGACGGTTGTGCAAAGTTTCATTGAAAACATGATCACCAGAGGACTGATTCGATTCCGAAACCAACCCATCACTCTGGCTACACACGTATCTGATCGTCCTTTACGTGATCCCAAAGCCTGTATCACTGCACAAGAAAATCATTTAGTGACAACAATATGGCACGAAAATGCACATCTAGGCATTATTGAAGAAAGTATTCTTCCACTGCTGGATGGCAAGCATACACATGCTGAACTGATCGATCACTTACAAGGAGAAGTCGCAGAAAATCGGATTACCTTGAATAAGCAAGGCATTCTGATTACGGACACTCAGGAAATCGAAAATGCATTGCATGAGCATTTGAATCTAGCGCTCTATGCACTACAACGTAAAGGTTTGCTCATCAGCTAA